In Mycobacterium gallinarum, a single window of DNA contains:
- a CDS encoding GAF domain-containing protein has product MTNSVPGFDDWLNRSLEDAAREAGEDVNTYVMRAVAAQMVADQVRAEKPSTKDLLAHLSQTGVLDSDSMPDVSAVIADPDRLAALRETGLLDSPVEAVYDRITRAAADALDAPFSAVSLIDADRQFFKSTVGMGDMSVPENREVTLDQSICQYAVADRTPLVLEDARADPVFKNHPVVRSGAIAAYLGIPLIDHEGHAIGTLCVFDDKPRLWGTGHVQVLTDLAALAMERIFGSKPY; this is encoded by the coding sequence GTGACCAACTCGGTGCCGGGGTTCGATGACTGGCTCAACCGCTCGCTCGAAGACGCTGCGCGCGAGGCAGGCGAGGACGTCAACACCTACGTCATGCGAGCCGTGGCCGCCCAGATGGTCGCCGACCAGGTGCGCGCCGAGAAGCCTTCGACGAAGGACCTGCTTGCACATCTCTCCCAAACCGGCGTTCTCGACAGCGATTCGATGCCAGACGTCTCGGCGGTCATCGCCGACCCCGATCGGCTGGCCGCACTGCGCGAGACCGGACTGCTCGATTCTCCCGTGGAAGCGGTCTACGACCGGATCACGCGGGCGGCCGCCGACGCCCTGGACGCCCCGTTTTCGGCGGTGTCCCTGATCGATGCCGACCGACAATTCTTCAAGAGCACCGTAGGAATGGGCGATATGTCGGTGCCCGAAAACCGCGAGGTGACACTCGACCAATCGATTTGTCAGTACGCGGTGGCGGACCGCACTCCTTTGGTGCTCGAAGACGCGCGAGCCGATCCGGTGTTCAAGAATCATCCGGTGGTCCGCAGCGGCGCGATCGCGGCGTACCTCGGCATACCTCTGATCGATCACGAAGGCCATGCGATCGGCACCCTTTGTGTATTCGACGACAAACCGCGACTCTGGGGAACCGGCCACGTGCAGGTGCTCACGGATCTGGCGGCGCTCGCGATGGAGCGCATTTTCGGCTCAAAGCCGTACTGA
- a CDS encoding sugar transferase encodes MTTHTPSTRPTTPRLQAASAPVQQSAATGPPRLLERVRSDPWYSAITLAVDALYAAISVLLAQWWVGDLVHERNIAFYSWLFVPIVIVVLSTRRLYRQKLGQGFLDDFEPVETSIAVAALATLTVMLLLVPRLETGGVVVPYIRPSELVLRIWVCAAILIPAVRLVRSVSNRWLRRKFHVGAPALVVGSGPVAHQLISRMQQVPEYGLWPEGLLDDARPSEVEMAGLLGVPYLGTADNLESAQRATRAEDLIIAPSSLPDEKLGRIAHQAQELGMRVRVVPRLMDAVGSNTRIEHMGGVPLMVLSRVDPKGWQFAVKHAVDRSGALLGLVLISPLFIALMLAVKLSSPGPIFFSQERIGRDGKVFGCLKFRSMRPADPAGANFEPQEGAAPGGVEGEDRRTRIGKFMRKTSLDELPQLLNVLRGDMSMVGPRPERPEFVELFEMHVRRYGERHRVKAGITGWAQVHGLRGQTSIADRAEWDNYYIQNWSLLLDFKILLLTVLAVLRPTED; translated from the coding sequence GTGACGACCCACACGCCTAGCACCAGACCCACCACGCCGCGATTGCAGGCCGCGTCGGCGCCGGTTCAACAGAGTGCAGCGACGGGTCCGCCGCGCCTTCTCGAACGCGTTCGCTCTGACCCGTGGTACTCGGCGATCACCCTCGCGGTCGACGCCCTCTACGCCGCCATCTCGGTCCTTCTGGCCCAGTGGTGGGTCGGCGATTTGGTCCACGAGCGCAACATCGCCTTCTATTCGTGGTTGTTCGTACCGATCGTGATCGTCGTTCTTTCCACTCGCCGGTTGTACCGACAGAAGTTGGGACAGGGGTTTCTCGACGATTTCGAACCGGTGGAGACGTCCATTGCGGTGGCGGCGCTGGCGACCTTGACCGTCATGCTGCTTCTCGTGCCTCGCCTGGAGACCGGTGGAGTCGTCGTGCCGTACATCCGGCCCAGCGAACTGGTTCTGCGGATCTGGGTGTGCGCGGCGATCCTGATCCCCGCGGTGCGCCTAGTCAGGTCGGTGTCGAACCGCTGGCTGCGGCGGAAGTTTCATGTGGGGGCTCCGGCGCTGGTCGTGGGCTCGGGACCAGTGGCCCATCAGCTCATCTCGCGGATGCAGCAGGTGCCGGAATACGGTCTGTGGCCGGAAGGGCTGCTCGACGATGCCCGGCCGAGCGAAGTGGAGATGGCCGGACTGCTGGGGGTGCCGTATCTGGGCACCGCGGACAATCTCGAAAGCGCCCAGCGTGCCACGCGCGCCGAAGATCTCATCATCGCGCCATCGTCATTGCCAGACGAGAAGCTGGGGCGGATCGCCCATCAGGCGCAGGAGCTCGGAATGCGGGTCCGCGTCGTGCCCCGATTGATGGATGCCGTCGGCAGCAACACGAGGATCGAGCACATGGGCGGCGTCCCGCTGATGGTGCTGTCGCGCGTCGATCCGAAGGGGTGGCAATTCGCGGTCAAGCATGCGGTGGACCGCTCCGGCGCCTTGCTCGGCCTCGTGCTCATCTCCCCGCTGTTCATCGCTTTGATGCTCGCGGTCAAGCTGAGTTCGCCGGGGCCGATCTTCTTCAGTCAGGAACGAATTGGGCGTGACGGCAAGGTCTTCGGCTGTCTGAAGTTCCGCAGCATGCGTCCCGCGGATCCGGCCGGCGCGAACTTCGAACCGCAGGAAGGCGCGGCGCCCGGCGGCGTGGAGGGTGAAGATCGGCGCACCCGAATCGGTAAGTTCATGCGCAAGACGTCCCTGGATGAGCTCCCCCAGCTGCTCAACGTGCTGCGCGGCGACATGAGCATGGTCGGTCCGCGTCCTGAGCGGCCAGAGTTCGTCGAACTGTTCGAGATGCACGTCCGGCGCTACGGCGAGCGGCACCGGGTGAAGGCCGGCATCACCGGCTGGGCCCAGGTGCACGGACTTCGAGGACAGACCTCGATCGCCGATCGAGCCGAATGGGACAACTACTACATCCAGAACTGGTCGCTGCTGCTGGACTTCAAGATCTTGCTCCTCACCGTGCTGGCGGTGCTGCGCCCCACCGAGGACTGA
- the rplB gene encoding 50S ribosomal protein L2, producing the protein MGIRKYKPTTPGRRGASVSDFAEITRDHPEKSLVRPLHGKGGRNAHGRITTRHKGGGHKRAYRVIDFRRNDKDGVNAKVAHIEYDPNRTANIALLHFLDGEKRYIIAPQGLSQGDVVESGANADIKPGNNLPLRNIPAGTLIHAVELRPGGGAKLARSAGASIQLLGKEGTYASLRMPSGEIRRVDVRCRATVGEVGNAEQANINWGKAGRMRWKGKRPTVRGVVMNPVDHPHGGGEGKTSGGRHPVSPWGKPEGRTRKSHKPSDKLIVRRRRTGKKHR; encoded by the coding sequence ATGGGAATTCGCAAGTACAAGCCGACGACCCCGGGTCGTCGCGGTGCCAGCGTCTCCGATTTCGCCGAGATCACTCGCGACCATCCGGAGAAGTCGCTGGTTCGCCCGCTGCACGGCAAGGGCGGCCGCAACGCACACGGTCGGATCACCACGCGTCACAAGGGCGGCGGGCACAAGCGCGCCTACCGCGTGATCGACTTCCGTCGCAACGACAAGGACGGCGTCAACGCCAAGGTCGCACACATCGAGTACGACCCGAACCGCACCGCCAACATCGCACTGCTTCATTTCCTGGACGGCGAGAAGCGCTACATCATTGCGCCGCAGGGACTGTCGCAGGGTGACGTCGTGGAGTCCGGCGCCAACGCCGACATCAAGCCCGGCAACAACTTGCCGCTGCGCAACATCCCGGCGGGCACGCTCATCCACGCGGTGGAGCTGCGGCCCGGTGGTGGAGCCAAGTTGGCGCGGTCGGCCGGTGCGAGCATCCAGCTGCTGGGTAAGGAAGGCACTTACGCCTCGCTGCGTATGCCATCCGGTGAGATACGTCGCGTCGACGTGCGCTGCCGCGCCACCGTCGGCGAGGTAGGCAATGCCGAGCAGGCGAACATCAACTGGGGTAAAGCCGGCCGTATGCGGTGGAAGGGCAAGCGCCCGACCGTCCGTGGTGTCGTGATGAACCCGGTCGACCACCCGCACGGCGGCGGTGAGGGTAAGACCTCCGGCGGCCGTCACCCGGTCAGCCCGTGGGGTAAGCCCGAAGGCCGTACCCGCAAGTCCCACAAGCCGAGCGACAAGCTCATCGTTCGTCGCCGACGCACCGGCAAGAAGCACCGGTAG
- the rplW gene encoding 50S ribosomal protein L23: protein MATVTDPRDIILAPVISEKSYGLIEENVYTFVVHPDSNKTQIKIAIEKIFKVKVDSVNTLNRQGKRKRTRAGYGKRKDTKRAIVTLAAGSKPIDLFGAPA from the coding sequence ATGGCTACCGTCACCGATCCCCGCGACATCATCTTGGCGCCGGTGATCTCGGAGAAGTCCTACGGGCTCATCGAAGAGAACGTGTACACGTTCGTCGTGCACCCGGACTCGAACAAGACGCAGATCAAGATCGCGATCGAGAAGATCTTCAAGGTGAAGGTCGACTCGGTCAACACCCTCAACCGGCAGGGCAAGCGCAAGCGCACCCGCGCCGGTTACGGCAAGCGCAAGGACACCAAGCGCGCCATAGTCACGCTCGCCGCGGGCAGCAAGCCGATCGACCTCTTCGGAGCACCGGCCTAA
- a CDS encoding NAD(P)/FAD-dependent oxidoreductase, protein MASTRKPLIIGAGPAGLTAALELAKRGVTPRIFEASAHVGGLARTPAEGDWRVDPGGHRFFTRSEEVSDLWRSLLPEDQWISVRRRSAMLVDGRYVRYPLVGRDLISQLGFRSGARGLTNFLWSRLRSRIRSTVEFPSFRDWGTEQFGRHWYEVFFDGYVRKTWLTDPETLASDWANQRIKPISWRAPTEEDPRAEDAFRYPKYGPGQLWEAAAEALEGFGVVPSLNSYVTSVRHVGRTWTIERQNGETASGDAVFSSMPLRLLIESLEPTPPKHIREIAASLKHRSVITVAVALKKHYDIPYNWVYTPGAEFRVGRIQNYRRWSSALAPEGWNGTYLGLEYYTLPSDDLWVVSNESLGDIVEQDLRTLGVDGSALDHCMFVRSQFAYPINDPAREQSVATIRDYLRRIHPSLHPMGRNGMHHYDNQDHAMLSALRSVAQYFGANVDPWQVNTDRDYLESGLIKG, encoded by the coding sequence GTGGCGTCGACGCGGAAGCCGTTGATCATCGGCGCTGGACCTGCGGGCCTCACCGCCGCTCTCGAACTGGCGAAGAGAGGGGTGACACCGCGCATCTTCGAGGCGTCGGCACACGTCGGCGGCCTCGCGCGCACGCCCGCCGAAGGCGATTGGCGGGTCGACCCGGGGGGTCATCGGTTCTTCACCAGGAGTGAAGAGGTCTCCGACCTGTGGCGGTCTTTGCTTCCCGAGGATCAGTGGATCTCGGTGCGTCGGCGTTCAGCCATGCTTGTCGACGGGCGGTATGTGCGGTACCCACTTGTCGGCCGTGATCTGATCTCGCAGCTGGGATTCCGAAGCGGTGCCCGCGGCCTCACGAACTTCTTGTGGTCCAGACTGCGCAGCCGGATACGGTCAACGGTCGAATTTCCGAGTTTCCGGGATTGGGGCACAGAACAATTCGGCCGTCACTGGTACGAAGTCTTCTTCGATGGCTATGTTCGCAAGACGTGGCTCACCGACCCCGAAACCCTGGCGAGCGACTGGGCGAATCAGAGAATCAAGCCGATCTCTTGGCGCGCACCGACCGAGGAGGATCCCAGGGCTGAGGATGCCTTCCGCTACCCCAAGTACGGACCCGGCCAGCTATGGGAAGCCGCTGCAGAGGCTTTGGAAGGGTTCGGCGTGGTTCCCTCACTCAACTCCTACGTGACAAGCGTCCGGCACGTCGGCAGAACCTGGACGATCGAGCGACAGAACGGCGAGACCGCGTCCGGAGATGCGGTGTTCTCGAGCATGCCGCTGCGCTTGCTCATCGAAAGCCTGGAACCCACACCGCCGAAACACATTCGGGAGATCGCCGCATCGCTCAAGCACCGCTCGGTGATCACCGTAGCCGTCGCACTGAAGAAGCATTACGACATTCCCTACAACTGGGTATACACGCCGGGTGCAGAGTTTCGGGTGGGTCGGATCCAGAACTACCGACGGTGGTCGAGCGCACTGGCTCCCGAGGGCTGGAACGGCACTTACCTCGGCCTCGAGTACTACACGCTGCCCAGCGACGACCTGTGGGTGGTGAGCAACGAAAGCCTTGGCGACATAGTCGAACAGGACCTCCGTACGCTCGGCGTCGACGGTTCCGCCCTCGACCATTGCATGTTCGTCCGCTCACAGTTCGCCTATCCGATCAACGATCCGGCACGCGAACAAAGCGTCGCCACCATCCGTGACTACCTGCGTCGCATCCATCCGTCTCTACACCCGATGGGACGCAATGGCATGCACCACTACGACAACCAGGACCACGCCATGCTCAGCGCCCTGCGGAGTGTGGCTCAGTACTTCGGTGCCAACGTCGACCCATGGCAGGTGAACACCGATCGTGACTATCTCGAGTCCGGCTTGATCAAGGGCTGA
- the rplP gene encoding 50S ribosomal protein L16 — MLIPRKVKHRKQHHPRQRGIASGGTSVSFGDYGIQALEHAYITNRQIESARIAINRHIKRGGKVWINIFPDRPLTKKPAETRMGSGKGSPEWWVANVKPGRVLFELSYPDEKTAREALTRAIHKLPIKARIVTREEHF; from the coding sequence ATGTTGATTCCCCGTAAAGTCAAGCACCGCAAGCAGCATCACCCCAGGCAGCGCGGTATCGCCAGCGGCGGCACCTCGGTGAGCTTCGGTGACTACGGCATCCAGGCGCTGGAACACGCATACATCACCAACCGGCAGATCGAGTCCGCTCGTATCGCCATCAACCGGCACATCAAGCGTGGCGGCAAGGTGTGGATCAACATCTTCCCCGACCGTCCGCTGACCAAGAAGCCCGCCGAAACCCGCATGGGTTCGGGTAAGGGTTCGCCGGAGTGGTGGGTGGCCAACGTCAAGCCGGGTCGCGTGCTCTTCGAGCTGAGCTACCCGGATGAGAAGACCGCGCGCGAGGCGCTGACCCGCGCGATCCACAAGCTGCCGATCAAGGCACGCATCGTTACCCGAGAGGAGCACTTCTGA
- a CDS encoding undecaprenyl diphosphate synthase family protein, protein MGVEPAHVGLIPDGLRRWAQSNDTTLSVAYHRGAEKVTEILLTLQRHGVQTVTVYNLSRANLARDRTELEPVYAASTHFFSTLLPAHFDNAKCSFRLHGDRNALPHNYVAAAQDLEHAMHGSEFRINILAAYDAYDELRTALQRARHDGCDISAAFDIHDVDMVVRTTPEPLLSGFLPLQSQYAQLVFLSTPLNDLTEQDIDDLIADHRRFPQLRGR, encoded by the coding sequence GTGGGTGTCGAGCCGGCGCACGTAGGCCTCATTCCCGACGGCTTGAGGCGCTGGGCACAGAGCAACGACACAACGCTGTCCGTTGCGTACCACCGCGGCGCGGAGAAGGTGACCGAGATTCTGCTGACGCTGCAGCGGCACGGTGTGCAGACCGTGACGGTGTACAACCTCAGCCGGGCTAACCTTGCACGGGATCGCACCGAACTGGAACCGGTGTATGCGGCGTCCACTCACTTCTTTTCGACGCTGCTTCCCGCCCATTTCGACAACGCCAAATGCAGTTTCAGGTTGCATGGCGATCGAAATGCGTTGCCGCACAATTATGTTGCTGCGGCACAAGATCTGGAACACGCGATGCACGGGAGCGAGTTTCGTATCAATATCCTGGCGGCCTATGACGCCTACGACGAGCTGCGCACCGCGCTGCAGCGCGCCCGGCACGACGGGTGCGACATCAGCGCCGCATTCGACATCCACGACGTGGACATGGTCGTCCGGACCACCCCGGAGCCACTGCTGAGCGGATTTCTGCCGCTGCAAAGCCAATACGCCCAGCTGGTCTTCTTGTCTACGCCTCTCAACGACCTGACCGAGCAGGACATCGACGATCTCATCGCTGACCACCGGCGTTTTCCGCAGCTGAGAGGCCGGTAG
- the rpsC gene encoding 30S ribosomal protein S3 codes for MGQKINPHGFRLGITTDWKSRWYADKQYKDYVKEDVAIRRLLATGLERAGIADVEIERTRDRVRVDIHTARPGIVIGRRGTEADRIRADLEKLTGKQVQLNILEVKNPESQAQLVAQGVAEQLSNRVAFRRAMRKAIQSAMRQPNVKGIRVQCSGRLGGAEMSRSEFYREGRVPLHTLRADIDYGLYEAKTTFGRIGVKVWIYKGDIVGGKRELTAAAPAGADRPRRERPSGTRPRRSGASGTTATSTEAGRAASGGEAGPAQSGTEEAPAAAEATAGTEAAAGEAASSQPTETTES; via the coding sequence GTGGGCCAGAAAATCAATCCCCACGGCTTCCGGCTCGGTATCACCACCGACTGGAAGTCCCGGTGGTATGCCGACAAGCAGTACAAGGATTACGTCAAGGAAGACGTGGCGATCCGTCGCCTGCTTGCCACCGGTCTGGAGCGCGCCGGCATCGCCGACGTGGAGATCGAGCGCACCCGCGACCGGGTCCGCGTCGATATCCACACCGCGCGTCCCGGCATCGTCATCGGCCGCCGCGGCACCGAGGCTGACCGCATCCGCGCCGACCTGGAGAAGCTGACCGGCAAGCAGGTTCAGCTGAACATCCTCGAGGTGAAAAACCCCGAGTCGCAGGCTCAGTTGGTGGCTCAGGGTGTTGCCGAGCAGTTGAGCAACCGCGTCGCGTTCCGTCGCGCCATGCGCAAGGCCATCCAGTCCGCGATGCGCCAGCCGAACGTCAAGGGCATTCGGGTGCAGTGCTCGGGACGTCTGGGCGGCGCCGAGATGAGCCGCTCGGAGTTCTACCGCGAGGGCCGGGTGCCGCTGCACACGCTGCGTGCCGACATCGATTACGGGCTCTACGAAGCCAAGACGACCTTCGGTCGTATCGGTGTGAAGGTCTGGATTTACAAGGGCGACATCGTCGGCGGCAAGCGCGAGCTCACCGCCGCGGCTCCGGCAGGCGCGGATCGTCCGCGTCGCGAGCGTCCGTCGGGCACCCGTCCGCGTCGCAGTGGTGCATCGGGTACCACCGCGACGAGCACTGAGGCTGGTCGTGCCGCCTCCGGCGGCGAAGCCGGTCCCGCGCAATCGGGTACCGAAGAGGCACCCGCCGCCGCGGAGGCGACGGCAGGCACCGAGGCCGCTGCCGGCGAGGCGGCATCCTCTCAGCCCACGGAAACCACGGAGAGCTAG
- the rplV gene encoding 50S ribosomal protein L22, with amino-acid sequence MSTTTEYPSAVAKARFVRISPTKARRVIDLVRGKSVTEALDILRWAPQSASEPVAKVIASAAANAQNNEGLDPTTLVVATVYADEGPTAKRIRPRAQGRAFRIRKRTSHITVIVESRPSRDGGRGGASAQSASASRSRRAQGSKAAAAKKAPATKPAAETTTETVTVEAAPAKKAAAKKAPAKKAAAKTKEASDEAKEGSE; translated from the coding sequence ATGAGTACGACGACTGAATACCCGTCTGCGGTCGCGAAGGCGCGCTTTGTGCGCATCTCGCCGACCAAGGCGCGCCGGGTCATCGACCTGGTGCGCGGTAAGTCGGTGACCGAAGCGCTGGACATCCTGCGGTGGGCGCCGCAGTCCGCCAGCGAGCCGGTCGCCAAGGTCATCGCGAGTGCCGCGGCCAACGCGCAGAACAACGAGGGTCTGGATCCGACCACCCTCGTGGTCGCCACCGTCTATGCGGACGAGGGCCCGACCGCCAAGCGCATCCGTCCGCGCGCACAGGGCCGTGCGTTCCGTATTCGCAAGCGCACCAGCCACATCACGGTGATTGTCGAGAGCAGGCCCAGCCGCGACGGTGGACGGGGCGGTGCTTCCGCACAGTCCGCCAGCGCATCGCGCTCGCGTCGTGCGCAGGGCAGCAAGGCGGCCGCGGCGAAGAAGGCGCCGGCCACCAAGCCGGCAGCCGAGACGACCACCGAGACAGTGACTGTGGAAGCGGCACCGGCCAAGAAGGCTGCCGCAAAGAAGGCTCCGGCCAAGAAGGCCGCCGCGAAGACCAAAGAAGCTTCTGACGAAGCGAAGGAGGGCTCGGAGTAG
- the rpmC gene encoding 50S ribosomal protein L29 — MAVGVTPGELRELTDDELKEKLRESKEELFNLRFQMATGQLANNRRLRTVRQEIARVYTVLRERELGLASGPVGEDS; from the coding sequence ATGGCTGTGGGAGTGACGCCGGGCGAACTTCGCGAACTGACCGACGATGAGTTGAAGGAGAAGCTGCGCGAGTCCAAGGAAGAGCTGTTCAACCTGCGCTTCCAGATGGCGACCGGACAGCTGGCCAACAACCGTCGCCTTCGCACGGTGCGCCAGGAAATCGCGCGCGTGTACACCGTGCTGCGTGAACGTGAACTGGGTCTGGCATCCGGGCCTGTAGGTGAGGATTCGTAA
- the rpsS gene encoding 30S ribosomal protein S19, with translation MPRSLKKGPFVDGHLLKKVDVQNEKNTKQVIKTWSRRSTIIPDFIGHTFAVHDGRKHVPVFVTEAMVGHKLGEFAPTRTFKGHIKDDRKAKRR, from the coding sequence ATGCCACGCAGCCTCAAGAAGGGCCCGTTCGTCGACGGCCATCTGCTCAAGAAGGTCGACGTACAGAACGAGAAGAACACCAAGCAGGTCATCAAGACCTGGTCGCGTCGATCGACGATCATCCCCGACTTCATCGGGCACACCTTCGCGGTGCACGACGGCCGCAAGCACGTCCCGGTGTTCGTCACCGAGGCGATGGTCGGGCACAAGCTCGGCGAGTTCGCACCGACCCGCACATTCAAGGGTCACATCAAGGACGACCGGAAGGCTAAGCGCCGGTAA
- the rpsQ gene encoding 30S ribosomal protein S17, with product MAEAKDQAKGKGPKHTPRAEENRGRRKTVIGYVVSDKMQKTIVVELESRKSHPLYGKIIRTTTKVKAHDEQGDAGIGDRVSLMETRPLSATKRWRLVEVLEKAK from the coding sequence ATGGCTGAGGCAAAAGATCAGGCAAAGGGCAAGGGCCCGAAGCATACTCCGCGCGCCGAGGAGAACCGCGGTCGTCGTAAGACGGTCATCGGCTACGTGGTGAGCGACAAGATGCAGAAGACCATTGTGGTCGAACTCGAGTCCCGCAAGAGCCATCCGCTCTACGGCAAGATCATCCGGACCACCACCAAGGTCAAGGCGCACGACGAGCAGGGCGATGCCGGTATCGGCGACCGGGTGTCGCTGATGGAGACTCGGCCGCTGTCGGCGACCAAACGCTGGCGTCTGGTCGAGGTTCTCGAAAAGGCGAAATAG